In Ailuropoda melanoleuca isolate Jingjing chromosome 4, ASM200744v2, whole genome shotgun sequence, the following proteins share a genomic window:
- the FAM107A gene encoding actin-associated protein FAM107A isoform X2, translating into MYSEIQRERADIGGLMARPEYREWNPELIKPKKLLNPVKASRSHQELHRELLMNHRRGLGVDSKPELQRVLEHRRRNQLIKKKKEELEAKRLQCPFEQELLRRQQRLNQLEKPPEKEEDHAPEFIKVRENLRRIATLSSEERAL; encoded by the exons ATGTACTCGGAGATCCAGAGGGAGCGGGCGGACATCGGGGGCCTGATGGCCAGGCCCGAGTACAGAGAATGGAATCCAGAGCTCATCAAGCCCAAGAAGCTGCTGAACCCTGTGAAGGCCTCCCGGAGCCACCAGGAGCTGCACCGAGAGCTGCTCATGAACCATAGAAG gggtCTGGGCGTGGACAGCAAGCCGGAGCTGCAGCGTGTCCTGGAGCACCGCAGGCGGAACCAGCTCatcaagaagaagaaggaagagctaGAGGCCAAGCGACTGCAGTGCCCCTTTGAGCAGGAGCTGCTGAGACGGCAGCAGAGGCTGAACCAG CTGGAAAAACCaccagagaaagaagaggaccATGCTCCCGAATTCATCAAAGTCAGGGAAAACCTGCGGAGAATCGCCACGCTAAGCAGTGAGGAGAGAGCTCTGTAG